A single genomic interval of Magnetospirillum sp. 15-1 harbors:
- a CDS encoding cbb3-type cytochrome c oxidase subunit I has product MKAVSDNAKLPLDISARRGVLAYLVATVAIFVLMMIFGLLMRASQAQAFGLDTSLFYQIMTVHGIGTVGAAGLGGAMICWYFLRHYVELSTTVLVLNLVMFVTGVVLILGGAFLGDFAGGWNFLYPLPAMSQGAWSNAAAASFLLGLLLIGSGFLVFYLDMARAILGKYGNLGRALGWPQLFGTSDAPPPPAAVVAATVIFLMNIPGILVGATILVLNLVSLYAPEYRIDALMAKNMTYFFGHVFMNGTIYQCLIAVFEIMPRHTGRPWKINKWFLGGWTASGLMVILVYPQHLLMDFVMPEWMLIIGQVVSWIHGLPVLLISVFGTLANVHRSGIRWNMTSGLLFFAMLGWAAGVFPGVADATIIVNQVMHNTQWVPGHFHTYFLLSLVSMLFGFGYHLMMDMHGDKAALIDRVGFWLFTVGGFGFIMAFLAGGAAGIPRRYAVHLTEWLAYDRAGAIFAAMSVTAALVFMVRFLRNLNKGVST; this is encoded by the coding sequence GGCCTATCTGGTTGCGACCGTCGCCATTTTCGTTCTCATGATGATCTTCGGCCTGCTCATGCGCGCCTCCCAGGCGCAGGCGTTCGGCCTGGATACCAGCCTGTTCTATCAGATCATGACGGTGCACGGCATCGGCACGGTGGGAGCCGCCGGCCTGGGAGGCGCCATGATCTGCTGGTACTTCCTGCGCCATTACGTGGAGCTGAGCACGACGGTTCTGGTCCTGAACCTGGTGATGTTCGTCACCGGCGTGGTGCTGATCCTGGGCGGAGCCTTCCTCGGGGATTTCGCCGGGGGATGGAACTTCCTCTATCCGCTTCCCGCCATGTCCCAGGGGGCGTGGAGCAACGCCGCGGCGGCGTCATTCCTGCTCGGCCTGCTGCTCATCGGCAGCGGATTCCTGGTGTTCTACCTGGACATGGCGCGGGCGATCCTCGGCAAGTACGGCAATCTCGGCCGGGCCTTGGGCTGGCCCCAACTGTTCGGCACGAGCGACGCGCCGCCGCCGCCGGCCGCGGTGGTGGCGGCGACCGTGATCTTCTTGATGAACATCCCCGGCATCCTGGTGGGCGCCACCATCCTGGTGCTGAATCTGGTCAGCCTGTATGCGCCCGAATACCGGATCGACGCGCTGATGGCCAAGAACATGACCTACTTCTTCGGCCACGTCTTCATGAACGGCACCATCTACCAGTGTCTGATCGCGGTGTTCGAGATCATGCCCCGGCACACCGGCCGTCCCTGGAAGATCAACAAGTGGTTCCTGGGCGGCTGGACCGCGTCGGGCCTGATGGTCATCCTGGTCTACCCGCAGCACCTGCTGATGGATTTTGTCATGCCGGAATGGATGCTGATCATCGGGCAGGTCGTCTCGTGGATTCACGGGCTGCCGGTTCTGCTGATCTCGGTGTTCGGCACCCTGGCCAACGTCCACCGTTCGGGCATCCGCTGGAACATGACGTCGGGCCTGCTGTTCTTCGCCATGCTGGGCTGGGCGGCGGGGGTGTTTCCCGGCGTCGCCGACGCCACCATCATCGTCAATCAGGTCATGCACAACACCCAGTGGGTGCCGGGGCATTTCCACACCTACTTCCTCCTCAGCCTGGTCTCCATGCTGTTCGGCTTCGGCTACCACCTGATGATGGACATGCACGGCGACAAGGCGGCGCTGATCGACCGGGTGGGATTCTGGCTGTTCACCGTGGGCGGCTTCGGCTTCATCATGGCCTTTTTGGCCGGGGGCGCCGCCGGCATTCCCCGCCGCTACGCCGTTCACCTGACGGAATGGCTGGCCTATGACCGGGCCGGCGCCATCTTCGCGGCCATGTCGGTGACGGCGGCCCTGGTATTCATGGTCCGCTTCCTGCGCAACCTGAACAAGGGAGTGTCCACTTGA